The Mycolicibacterium flavescens genome has a segment encoding these proteins:
- a CDS encoding folate-binding protein YgfZ: MTSSGPAVPAPDTGPDAGAVWHYGDPLGEQRAAADAAVVVDRSHRAVLTLTGADRKAWLHNLTTQHVSELPDGAVTENLSLDGQGRVEDHWVQTELGDITYLDTEPSRGEPLLGYLRKMVFWSDVAVEPADLAVLSLLGPRLGDGGVLGALGVDSLPAQQTAVALTEGGFLRRLRGDGVELDLVIPRDQVQPWLRRLTDPGVRPAGVWAYEAHRVAALRARLGVDTDERTIPHEVGWIGPAVHLDKGCYRGQETVARVHNLGKPPRMLVRLHLDGSSDRPATGDPVLAGGRTVGRLGTVVDHVDEGPVALALLKRGLPADTELTVDGVPAVIDADSLPPPDVAGAGRRAVEQLRGGARP; this comes from the coding sequence GTGACATCTTCTGGACCCGCCGTCCCTGCTCCCGACACCGGACCCGATGCAGGCGCCGTATGGCATTACGGCGATCCGCTGGGTGAACAACGCGCCGCCGCCGACGCCGCCGTCGTGGTGGACCGCTCGCATCGCGCCGTACTCACGCTCACGGGCGCTGACCGCAAGGCGTGGCTGCACAACCTCACCACCCAGCACGTCAGCGAGCTGCCCGACGGCGCGGTCACCGAGAATCTCAGCCTCGACGGGCAGGGCCGTGTCGAAGATCACTGGGTGCAGACCGAACTCGGCGACATCACCTATCTCGACACCGAACCGTCGCGCGGCGAGCCGCTGCTGGGCTACCTGCGCAAGATGGTGTTCTGGTCCGACGTCGCGGTCGAACCTGCCGATCTGGCGGTGTTGTCCCTGCTCGGGCCGCGGTTGGGTGATGGTGGGGTGCTCGGCGCGCTGGGTGTCGATTCGCTTCCCGCGCAGCAGACGGCTGTCGCGCTCACCGAGGGCGGCTTTCTACGTCGTCTCCGCGGCGACGGAGTCGAACTCGACCTGGTTATCCCCCGTGACCAGGTGCAGCCGTGGCTGCGGCGGCTCACCGACCCCGGGGTCCGGCCCGCCGGGGTCTGGGCGTACGAGGCGCACCGTGTCGCCGCGCTGCGGGCACGCCTGGGGGTGGACACCGATGAGCGCACGATCCCGCACGAGGTGGGCTGGATCGGCCCCGCCGTGCATTTGGACAAGGGCTGCTACCGCGGACAGGAGACGGTCGCGCGGGTGCACAACCTGGGCAAACCGCCCCGAATGCTGGTCCGGCTGCACCTGGACGGTTCCAGCGACCGACCGGCCACCGGCGACCCGGTGCTGGCCGGTGGCCGGACCGTCGGGCGTCTCGGCACCGTCGTCGACCACGTCGACGAGGGGCCGGTGGCGCTGGCGCTGCTCAAGCGCGGCCTGCCCGCGGACACCGAATTGACCGTCGACGGCGTGCCGGCCGTCATCGACGCGGACTCGCTTCCGCCACCCGACGTCGCAGGTGCCGGGCGGCGCGCGGTCGAGCAGCTCCGCGGCGGGGCGCGGCCGTGA
- the purM gene encoding phosphoribosylaminoimidazole synthetase — MTERAEPAGISYASAGVDIEAGDRAVELLKPLAEKATRPEVRGGIGGFAGLFALRGGYREPVLASSTDGVGTKLVVAQAMDKHDTVGIDLVAMVVDDLVVCGAEPLFLQDYIAVGRTVPERISELVAGIANGCLQAGCALLGGETAEHPGLMAPDHYDISATGVGVVEADDVLGPDRVKPGDVLIAMASTGLHSNGYSLARKVLLEIDRMNLAGHVEEFGRTLGEELLEPTRIYAKDCLALAAETQVRTFCHVTGGGLAGNLERVIPHGLVAEIDRGTWTPAPVFAMIGQRGRVERVEMERTFNMGVGMVAIVAPEDTDRALAILTARHLNCWTLGTVKKGGKDGPRAELVGQHPRF, encoded by the coding sequence ATGACCGAACGCGCCGAACCTGCCGGCATCTCCTACGCGTCGGCCGGGGTCGACATCGAAGCCGGTGACCGCGCTGTCGAACTCCTCAAACCGCTCGCCGAGAAGGCGACCCGACCCGAGGTGCGCGGCGGTATCGGCGGCTTCGCCGGACTGTTCGCGCTGCGCGGCGGCTACCGGGAGCCGGTGCTGGCCTCCTCCACCGACGGAGTCGGCACCAAGCTGGTGGTGGCCCAGGCCATGGACAAGCACGACACCGTCGGAATCGACCTGGTCGCGATGGTCGTCGACGATCTGGTCGTCTGCGGTGCCGAACCGCTGTTCCTACAGGACTACATCGCGGTGGGCCGCACGGTTCCCGAGCGGATCAGCGAACTAGTGGCAGGCATCGCCAATGGCTGCCTGCAGGCCGGTTGCGCACTGCTCGGCGGTGAGACGGCCGAACATCCCGGTCTGATGGCGCCCGACCACTACGACATCTCGGCGACCGGGGTGGGCGTGGTCGAGGCCGATGACGTGCTCGGCCCTGATCGGGTCAAGCCCGGCGACGTGCTGATCGCGATGGCCTCGACGGGCTTGCACTCGAACGGATACTCGCTGGCGCGCAAGGTGCTGCTCGAGATCGACCGGATGAACCTGGCCGGCCATGTCGAAGAGTTCGGCCGCACTCTGGGCGAGGAGCTTCTGGAGCCGACCCGGATCTATGCCAAGGATTGTCTGGCGCTGGCCGCCGAAACCCAGGTTCGCACGTTCTGCCATGTCACCGGCGGCGGGTTGGCCGGAAACCTCGAGCGCGTGATCCCGCATGGTCTGGTCGCCGAAATCGACCGTGGCACGTGGACTCCGGCACCGGTGTTCGCGATGATCGGGCAGCGCGGACGGGTCGAGCGCGTCGAGATGGAGCGGACCTTCAACATGGGCGTCGGCATGGTCGCGATTGTCGCGCCCGAAGACACCGACCGCGCCCTGGCGATCCTGACCGCGCGCCACCTGAACTGCTGGACGCTGGGAACGGTCAAAAAGGGCGGAAAGGACGGCCCACGAGCCGAGCTCGTCGGGCAGCACCCGCGCTTTTAG
- a CDS encoding Protein of uncharacterised function (DUF3073), with amino-acid sequence MGRGRAKAKQTKVARELKYSSPQTDLKRLQQELSGASENDLNGTDPVADEWVDEDDWRR; translated from the coding sequence ATGGGCCGCGGCCGGGCGAAGGCAAAGCAGACCAAGGTTGCTCGTGAGCTTAAGTACAGCTCACCACAGACCGACTTAAAGCGGCTTCAGCAAGAGCTGTCGGGCGCTTCCGAGAACGACCTGAACGGCACCGATCCGGTGGCCGACGAGTGGGTCGACGAGGACGACTGGCGTCGCTGA